The genomic interval GTGAGAAAGAAACTTGAGGTTTTCTTGCTGTTGGGTCATTCTGACCACCTAGAATAGAGAAAGATCACATTACTCCAACCCAATCCAAGAGTCATCAGAAAATAAAGATTAACCATTCTACAACACACCCCCTAGTCTGATCTCTATGATCACTGCtcaagacaaaaaaacaaacaaaacaaaaaaaaaaaaccactggGATGATTGAaaaggggacacacacacacctccagcttGCCGGGAAACAAACTCTCAAACTTCTTCTGCAGGCTGAAGGTGAATGTGAGCCAGCCCATGTTGGAGGCCTCCCTGCCTTGCCAGAAGTACACCACACACTGGAAGTCCTCTTCCGGCTGCTTCTCctcatcatcagcatcatcttcccctttctccttcttcttctctttctctgcatcATCCTCGTACTCAACAGGCACCCAGTACCTGGGCAATCACCAGAATAAAAACATCAATTTATCACCGTCTATTGACAACCAAAAAGTAGAAGTTGCAACTTAGACGATGGTTATGCACTCTTGACTTAAATCCACAGTACACGATTCTGGTACAATGTTATTGCTATTAGAGCTCGCAAGCTAATCAAATCACATCCAGGTCCTGAGTCACTTGGTTTGCGTATTGGATTAGAATTGTGGACTGCAGGACAAAAGCAGGACAAAAGAAAGCCATGTTTACCTGCATAGGAACACATAACAGTCCTGGGTATGAAAGTGACCAAACTCTTCCTCTGGCAAGCGCGCAAATTTCTTCCCTTCCAGAACAAAACCTTCCATTCCATCCAAATCTTCATTCCATTCTTCCATCATCGTCTCAGCCTGAGTGAAGAGATAAGAATTAAAAGCGAAGACTAGCGGCTTGAACACACTGCCTGCGTTGCGTGTTTACATTTGGTTTTCATGCAGCCAATAAAAAGTTTCAAATCAGTGTATTGGGAATAAACCGGATATGCATGCGTCTTGTAAGCACCTTATTCTGATTGAAATAAACCGAAAAGGCCATATTTGGTTTAGTAATAAACCGTTTGCACACCCTAGCATATGCCTGTTTTAAACGGAATATCGGGTCATGAAAACACCTTAAACAGAATATGCTCCCAGAATGTTGTAGGCCTGCGCATGCTCAATTCACAAAGAATGCCTATTTTCAGGCTGCGTCGCCGACTTATTCGGAATAATAATATGTAAACAGGAATATGGCCAAAACGTGACATTCTACTTGCATGTAAACAGGTTAAACGGAATATTGACATAAACGGAATTTGGGCAATAAACTGATTCAAAAACGTTTATTCCcggcatgaaaatgtgataaATGTAAAATGTCAGAACACTACATCAAAATACCGGTTCTTGATTGGTTACCTCACTGAGGGGCATTGGGGGCTGTCTAGGAAGAAACAGGGCTGTCAGGTCTGCCTTCATCTGATCCTTCTGCTCGGCATCCTTCTTCACCTTAccagacaggttatctttctgTTGGACACTTTCAGCGTTCCTAGTATAGTCCACCTTCAGCACATCATCCCAGTTCTTGAATTTGGACTTGAACACCTTCAAAGTGGGTTTGAGGTGACAAaaaataatgaatgaatgaattttgACAAACAGTGAAACCACTGCCTCAATACACAAATATCAAAACACCTCCACATAGCCATAGATGTGTTAAACTCTTTTTTTAATCTGAAGAatataataaacaaaaaaagcacTGGTTTAACATTTTCCTGTTAGGTTgaattgtagtttttgtttttcattttattgTTTGATCAAGTATTGTTTCTttttccttcctctgtctcactGATGACATAGTTGCAAAGTATCAAATGAAAGAATACTATGAAATCTCATGTCATTCTTAAACCAGGGGCTTACCTGGTTCTCGGTCCCCTCCAGGTTCCGGATGACCACAGCGTGTTTGGGCCGGTGCAGCATGCTACATAACTCCTGTCCCAGTTTCAGCGCAGCTGCTCTGACCAGCCTTGGAGATTTGCGTCCGATCCATATGAACACGTCAGACCAGCAGTCCAGGATGTAGACTCCTTTGGTGTCCAAAAGGCTTTGCAGCTGGAAACGACAGCAAGAGAGTGAGTTACAATggtcacaaacataaacacagagcAAGAGATACATGATTTACTTATTATTTTAATtagcattattttttttatttattactattattattgacTACATTGACTTGAACTACATTGACTTTATAGACCAGTTAGAAGATGTTTACCAGTCTGAGCTCAGGAATGACATCCAGTTTGAGCTTGTTTTTGTGTTCCACAGAGAGCTTGTAGTTGATCTGGGGAAGCTCCAAGTATCCCAAGCCCAGTCCAACCTAACATAACAACAATTGTTTTCAACAAGTCTAATAATTCACTAGAACTTAATTCTAAATTTTGATGGGGTAAACAAGGTGTAAACAGGGCTCAAAGTGAGGAAAATGTATGTGCCTGAATTTATCAGAAAGTTGTTATATAAAATGATCTGTTTTCAAATCTTTAAATGGCCTGGCCACGCCGAGTGCCTGAAAACTTTGAGCTCTGTGTGGATCACAAGAGAGCACAGAGAGCTCCAGACCTTGTAAAGTTTGGGCCGAATTGGAGCAAAATCGTCGGGAACATGCTTCTTGATCTCCTCGGGTTGACCTCCAAGTGGTTCCCAAAACTCAGGGGGCTCTGCATTCTGCATAAGTGTTGTGATCTCAGCtttgctctttctctcattcttgtTGATCTTTTCTGCAAATAATCTGTTGGGACACAACAATGATGCAACTGTTCCACGATGATGGAAAACTAAGCACAACTATAGGTTTCAGTGATTTAACATGGCTGTCTAGGTTAACTGTCTACAAAACAAGGTGGACTCAACTGGTATGTGACATGTCTGATGACACAATATGGTGTTAACACTGCGCTATGGCTTCACTTCTCAGGTAAGATCAAATTGCAATTGCAAATTTGCAATAGttgatatttttttaataaatggAACATCAATGTTGATGTTccatttattaaaaaaatatcaaCTATTGCAAACAACACAGTATATTAGTGGAGACATAATATTACATTGATGGTGCATAGAAATCTGATGCCGAAAGGATTGTATGGCAAATCTTATTTGTGTTTATACTCGCATTGAGGGTCACTATTGGTGGAAGCATTGGAGACCACAACAGAGGTATTGTCACAGCTTAGTTCGGGGCCTACCTGGCTTTTGTGGTGCCACTAAGTGTGGCATTTGCACCTCTCCACACAAAGAGCTCCAAGCCAGCGTCCAGCAAGAAGACAAACCTGAGACAAACAAGGCATGTGATAAGCATGATAAGGGCTTCAAAGCCACAAGGACCAATGGGCAGCCTTGTTTACAGAGGGAAGGATTAGAGATAGTCAGGGGCTTACCGTGGGTCGAGGGAGGATGCCTTAATAGGGACAGATTCCAATCTGATATTCTTTTTTCCATACACCCGGTACAGCCTGTAGTCAAAACAAAGCTTAAGGTGAGTAACAGTGGAACGTGCCCTGCACCTGTTCCATCTTAAGTCTTCAAGCAACGTTTCCCCCTCACCTTGTTGGGTACTGCGTGTCCTCAACAGTGTAGAATCCACTGGCAGTTCCTCCCTCAATGTATGAGATTTCATTATCAAACACCTGCGGGTTACAAGCATGTAAATTGAGTTTACTCAACTAGGTCAATAATCATTCTAAACTACACAAAACCACTGTGTTATCAGAATGCTCTACAGCCAGAAATAATATATGGCAGAATGCCAAACCATTACTTCCTGGAATAATGTACGAGAACAGCGGTCACAAAAGCGGAAGAAAACTTTGATGACTGTGTGCAATACTTTTCCTGTAATATCTTTACATTTTGGTCACCAACAATATTAATGGGGAATCAGATGTTTTGGTTTACATTGGCCGCCAcctgaataaggcgaattgataGCTAAGGTCCCTACAATACAAACACACCGATAGATAAGCAAATAACCTAAACAATAGCTGAAAGCAATCCCTTGTTTTGGGGTTTTCTAGCTTCCTCAGAATAGTCGAAAAGGGAGTCACTATGCTTACTGCATTGAACTCCTCACTCTCATCTCCCATTTCCTCACGGATTGTCCGGCATTCCGCTCCCAGGTAGTTGCGCAGATTGACAGCGTGGATGGCAGAGCCGGCCTTTTTGTCCAAAGTAGCCTCCTGCCCAATCCAATAGAAGATCTGCCAGTTCAAGGCACCATTGTCATCCAAGCTTGTCTggaaaacaaacagagagaacATGAAAACATGTTCCCAATTTTGAGAAGATAAATACGTGTTCAATACATGTTAAAGACTGGGTGGTGGGTCCAACCTTAAGCACAATGTAGGAGTCAGCTTCGTAGAACTTTCCATGGAAGGCCTCTTCCACCTGCATGGGCACAAAGTTCTCAATCTGCCATATTTGGACGCCAGGTATCTGACCAGCATCTTCAGTGAAGAACTCAGAATAGTCAAGGTGAGGCTTCTCCAGCTGCTTGTCCCAGCGCTTCGTCTTCAGGTCCCCATATTTCATATCCCCGTTTTCCTGATGATACGCAAGAGACCAAGGTCCAACTTTAGTGGAAATGCACTTCATGTAGTTATGTTCATACAACATACTTGTGAGGATATCTTTTCTGGAATTAACTGACAATTAATTCCAGATCCTTGGTGTCCTTGGTGCTATTTGTGCTAAGCAACAATGACATTCTTAAAATATCTTAAAATAGGGGCCTTATAAAGGTGGACTTGCATCAGCAATGTTCTACTTCATTTTTCATATCTCAAGGCACACGAAAGTTAGGCTTAGGTAACTGCACTGCATGTGTGCTGAGCGTGCTGAATATTCTTACCTCAATGGATTTGTTCTTTTCCTGGGCCACGTCCGACATGCCCTTCAGCACCTGCTTGGCCTGGTCATCCTGGGCTGAGTCCTTGCGTCGCCTCAGTCTCATCTTCCTGGCGAGTGGATCTCGCTGACTGGTTCCTATACATGCAACAGGCATAACAGGGTCAGACACCATCAGgatagggggaaaaaatattacAAACATTGCCAGCATGGGAGGTcacctgcaggtgtgtgtgtcacacaagAGAGATAAAGATTAATTTAAGAACAATGGCAGTTAAAACTCAAAAAACCTAAACAATACCTCCAcctgctgcagccacagtcGCCGGTGAGGCTCCAGCCAAACGCAGCTGGTTCTGCAGGGAGAAGTCAATGTTGTACCACTCAGCTGTCCGATCCACTGGCTTGGGAGGCATCACCAGGTTAGGATTCTCTCGGACATCCAGAACCTATAAACAAGATTTAAGTTACACACTAGTCCATAAAACCTGGAGAATAAAGTACTTCAGAACAACTAccattttctgttttgtttgctcTAATCTCAGGGAATACCATCACCAACGTTGTTCAAAGTTGCATGAGCATCTATCTCAAAATCTCAATTTCCATGTAACATAAGCAAACACAACATACAAAGAGCTCTACAAACAAAGAGAAATAACAGAGAGGAAAGATGTTGCACCATCTCTTGATGTTTATGAGGCAGGTGATGTAATTAGTGGGCAAGAGAAATAACACAGGTATGGGCTTTTTTTGTAAGCCTCCAAGTGCCCTAAGAAGCTGTTTAAAAGTTTTGATCACACTTACTTCCAAATCAGTAAGGAAATGGATAGCCTCTGGCAATGTCACAAGGCGATTCTTGTTCAGCACAAGTTTCTTCAGCTTGCCGCACCTATTGCAGAGATTAATGCCATGTGTCAACACAGGAAAATACACCACATCTAACTGTACAACATCTCCGAAGATAAAgcatcagaaacacacacctgcataaCCCTTCTGGTACGAGCTCCAAGTTATTATTAGCGGCCATGAATTCCACCAGGTTTGACAGCTTCCCAACTCCAGATGGCAATCCATCGAAGTCAAGCTTATTAGAGTTCACATACAGCTTCTTCAACTTGGCCAACTTGCAGATGGCAGACTGTGAATGAAGCAGACAAGGAGAAAAGGACATCTCTGGAAATTAGGTAGAGTAGTCTCACAAACCTGAATGATCTTACGATTCAATAGCAGCCCTTCTAGCACTGTAATCTGGCCAACTACAAAGTATTACTGACAAATAATAAGCTTGAAATCTGGGCATGCTGTTTCAAACATACAAAAACAGCAAGGATGGTCATTACCggaagtgaagtgagctgattTCTGGAAAGGTTTAGTGTCTCCAGCTGTGTCCACTGATCAATGCATAAGGAGAGCTCAGAGATCTGATTGCTGCTCAGGTTGAGGCGCTTCAGACTGGCCAAGGAGTAGAGGCACTCTGGTACCCTAGTCAGGTCATTACAGGACAGATCCACATCTGGAAataagggacacacacacacacaagtcacagGTTGGTACCATACTCATTCTTCATAGCATTAGCAATTTAAGTGGAATGAATGAACTCCAGTGAGTGATTGCTATTGTTCTCCTGATTGCATGCAATTCAATGCATCCAACAGTTGTACTGTATGCGAACATTCATTACCCATTAATACCCATGAGTCAATGCTGCTGTAATACAATGCTATCTACATCCACCATATGTGCACACCCCTCCCCAAACATAATGATCAAGGGTTAGAGATCAACATTGAAATGTCCTTGTGAATAGCTTGTGAGGCCATTGTTACATGTAAAATATGTCCAGTTTCAGCCTAGATCTGATTTTATCTTTCTGCATTCAGTTCATGGCAATGGCATCAGGTTCCTGTTACAACCACTGAGAGGAATTCTGGCTCAGCATGATTTCAACATAATGGTCAGCAGACCAGGTTGGGGTTCTGCTTTAGCCTATTTCACGCCCCACTCAAATAACATGTTTGTATATACCTGCTAAATTAGCAAGGCCTTCTAAACTGGTGGGCATGTTGCTTTGAGTGCGTTGCGTGTTTCTCAAATGTAGGGTTTGAAGAGCAACCATGGCTGGC from Alosa sapidissima isolate fAloSap1 chromosome 3, fAloSap1.pri, whole genome shotgun sequence carries:
- the flii gene encoding protein flightless-1 homolog, with translation MAATGVLPFIRGVDLSGNDFKGGYFPEHVKSMSSLRWLKLNRTGLCYLPEELASLQKLEHLSVSHNSLTTLHGELSSLPNLRAVVARANNLKNTGVPDDIFQLDDLSVLDLSYNQLTEIPRDLENSRNMLVLNLSHNGIDNIPNQLFINLTDLLYLDLSDNKLDSLPPQMRRLVHLQTLILNNNPLMHAQLRQLPAMVALQTLHLRNTQRTQSNMPTSLEGLANLADVDLSCNDLTRVPECLYSLASLKRLNLSSNQISELSLCIDQWTQLETLNLSRNQLTSLPSAICKLAKLKKLYVNSNKLDFDGLPSGVGKLSNLVEFMAANNNLELVPEGLCRCGKLKKLVLNKNRLVTLPEAIHFLTDLEVLDVRENPNLVMPPKPVDRTAEWYNIDFSLQNQLRLAGASPATVAAAGGGTSQRDPLARKMRLRRRKDSAQDDQAKQVLKGMSDVAQEKNKSIEENGDMKYGDLKTKRWDKQLEKPHLDYSEFFTEDAGQIPGVQIWQIENFVPMQVEEAFHGKFYEADSYIVLKTSLDDNGALNWQIFYWIGQEATLDKKAGSAIHAVNLRNYLGAECRTIREEMGDESEEFNAVFDNEISYIEGGTASGFYTVEDTQYPTRLYRVYGKKNIRLESVPIKASSLDPRFVFLLDAGLELFVWRGANATLSGTTKARLFAEKINKNERKSKAEITTLMQNAEPPEFWEPLGGQPEEIKKHVPDDFAPIRPKLYKVGLGLGYLELPQINYKLSVEHKNKLKLDVIPELRLLQSLLDTKGVYILDCWSDVFIWIGRKSPRLVRAAALKLGQELCSMLHRPKHAVVIRNLEGTENQVFKSKFKNWDDVLKVDYTRNAESVQQKDNLSGKVKKDAEQKDQMKADLTALFLPRQPPMPLSEAETMMEEWNEDLDGMEGFVLEGKKFARLPEEEFGHFHTQDCYVFLCRYWVPVEYEDDAEKEKKKEKGEDDADDEEKQPEEDFQCVVYFWQGREASNMGWLTFTFSLQKKFESLFPGKLEVVRMTQQQENLKFLSHFKRKFIIHKGKRKLKVDNVQPSLYHIRTNGSALCTRTIQILTDSSNLNSEFCFILKVPFESTDNQGIVYTWVGRAADPDEAKLAEDIMNCMFDDTYSKQVINEGEEPENFFWVGIGSQKPYDEDADYMKYARLFRCSNEKGYFAVSEKCSDFCQDDLADDDIMLLDNGKEVYMWVGTQTSQVEIKLSLKACQVYIQHMRSKDTEHPRKLRLVRKGNEPHCFTRCFHAWSTFKTAPA